Within the Saccharomonospora amisosensis genome, the region TGCGTGTGGAAGCCGATGTCGTGGCGTTGTTCGACACCGCGGTTCAGCGGCTGGGGCCGTTGCGTGGTCTGGTCAACAACGCGGGAATCGTGGCGCCGAAGGCTTCCGTCGCCGACATCGACGCGGAACGCCTGCGGCGGGTGTTCGAGGTCGATGTGGTGGGGGCATTCCTGTGCGCGCGGGAGGCAGCGCGAAGGATGGGCGAGGGCGGGGCCGTGGTGAACGTGTCATCGCGGGCGGCCGTGCTCGGCTCGCCCGGCGAGTACGTCGACTACGCGGCGGCCAAGGCCGCGGTGGACACGCTGACCATCGGCCTGGCCAAGGAGGTCGCCGGGTCCGGTATCCGCGTGAACGCGGTGCGGCCGGGC harbors:
- a CDS encoding SDR family oxidoreductase codes for the protein MSGLLIVTGGSRGIGAATALLAAERGWDVCVNYHRDRDAAEGVVAACRQRGASADAVRADVRVEADVVALFDTAVQRLGPLRGLVNNAGIVAPKASVADIDAERLRRVFEVDVVGAFLCAREAARRMGEGGAVVNVSSRAAVLGSPGEYVDYAAAKAAVDTLTIGLAKEVAGSGIRVNAVRPGLIETDIHASGGEPDRVRRLAPTVPMGRGGTAEEVAEAILWLLSPAASYVTGSFVDVSGGR